CGTTCGGATGGAAGCCCCTTGCCCATCCTTGGCATTTGTTATGGGCTACAAACCATTGCTCACCTCATGGGCGGCAAAGTAGAACGTGCCACCAAGCGAGAATTTGGCCGCGCTTATTTACAAGCCCAGCCCGACGAAATCCTTTTTGAGGACATGAAAGATCAAACCGTGGTATGGATGAGCCACGGCGACCATCTGACGGCGCTACCAGAAGGCTTTAAGGTTATTGCCCATACCGAAAATGCCCCCATCGCTGCCGTAAGAGCCAATCACAAACCCATCTGGGGGGTGCAATTCCACCCAGAAGTCGCACATACGTCCGAAGGTAAAACCCTCTTCCGCAACTTCGTCATCCAAATTTGTGGTGGTCGAGGAGATTGGACCTCCGCCTCATTTGTAGAAGAAAAAATAGCCGACATCAAGGCACAGGTCGGCGATGGACACGTCATTTTAGGGCTTTCTGGTGGCGTGGATTCTTCCGTGGCGGCTGTTTTGTTACACAAAGCGTTGGGCGATCAATTAACCTGCATCTTTATCAATAACGGATTATTGCGAAAAGGGGAATTTGAACAGGTTCAGACTACATTCCGAGACCATTTCCATATTCGGTTAAAGGCCATTGACGCAAGCGAACGCTTCCTAACGGAATTGACGGGCGTTACCGACCCCGAACACAAACGTAAAATCATTGGACGGGTTTTTATTGAGGTCTTTGACGATCTAACGCAAGAAATTTCGCAGGAATTAGGGCAGAAACCCACATTTCTGGCACAAGGAACCCTTTATCCCGATGTGATCGAAAGTGTTTCCTTCAAAGGACCTTCCGTGACCATAAAATCCCATCATAATGTGGGCGGATTACCCGAAAATATGCCCTTTCGTCTGATCGAGCCATTCCGCGAACTCTTCAAGGATGAGGTACGGGCCGTAGGGCGATTTCTTGGGGTTCCAGAGGCCATTATAGATCGCCACCCATTCCCCGGCCCCGGATTGGCCATCCGCATTATTGGCGACATCACAACCAACCGCTTGGCGTTGTTAAAAGAAGCAGACGCCATTTTTATCGAAGAACTCAAACGGAAAAAGCACTATCTTGAAACCTGGCAGGCATTTGTGGTGTTACTCCCCGTACAGTCTGTTGGCGTTATGGGCGACGAACGGACGTATGAAAATGTATGCGCACTTCGGGCCGTCACCAGTGTAGATGGGATGACCGCCGATTGGGCGCACCTTCCATATGAATTTTTAGCCCACGTCTCGAATCGAATTATCAATGAAGTTCGTGGCATCAACCGTGTGGTTTACGACATCAGTTCCAAGCCACCCGCAACCATCGAATGGGAATAGAACCAATAAAAGAATTGAAGCTATGAAACGAAGTCTATTTTTTTTGCTTTTTTGCTTCTCCGCGCAAAGTGCTTTTGCACAAGCCGTTCCAAGAAACGACGTGGCGGAGTTCACTTTTGAGCGCGGTATAGAATTGTACCGACAACAAGAGTACAATTTGGCCTACCAACGTTTTTCGCGGGTGATTGCAGATTTTCCGCTCAACCAGAAAACAACAGCAGCCATGTTGATGGGTGCGCGTGCCCTTTATTCACAAGGCATGTTTAAAGAAGCCACCGAATTGGCCTCGCAGTTGATCAGTAAATACCCCGATAGCCGCTATGTCTCGGATGCGAACCGGCTTAGAAGTCTGGCGGGCGGGCAAAACAACACCTCGCAACAACCACAAGTCTTCGGCTTAGGAATTGCCTTACCCTTAAAAGCCAGTGATACCTATGTTCGGGCAATGTTTAATGGCATCCGAATTGCGGTGGACGATTACAACAACACTCGCCCGCGTGTACCGATTCGAATGGTCTTCCGTGACTCTGGCGGCGATTTGGATCCGGCGCAAATTGCCGTGACCTCACTGATACGCGACGGCAAGGTGAGCGCCATCATAGGCCCATTGTTCAGCCCCGAAGCCCTGTCCTCTGCTGAGGTAGCCGACCGTTCGCAGGTGGTAATGATTGCTCCAGTGGCAACCGAAAGCCGAGTTTCCGATGGGAAACGATTTGTTTTTCAAGCAAGTTCTACCTTTGCCATGCGGGGCCAATTGATGGCACGGTATGCGGTCTCAGACCTTGGCTACAAAACCTTGGGTGTAGCCTACGAAAGCAATTCCCAAAATGAGCAAACCATCGAGGCATTTACCGCTGAGGTTAGACGTTTAGGTGGAACTATTGTCTTCAACAAAGCCCTTGCTTCATCGAGCGAATGGTCGCGCTTTGGACGCGCTATCCCAACTACGCAACTTACACAAGCGCAAGCCATTTATATGCCCATCAATGGCCGCGATGCCGCACGAAACATAGAAAGCGCCTTAACTTCGTTGGATCAAGTTCGTGCAACCAATGTGGTGTTGGGCAATTCCGATTGGCACGACTTGTCCAATGCCGATCTGGCCAGCCGATATCGGGCAGCCTACACCAGCGACTTTTGGGTCAGTCCGAATGATCCACGTGTGCAAGAATTTGTGCGCAAATACCAAATCACCACCGGACAAATGCCTGATGATTTAGGACTTGCCTATGCGGGCTACGATTTGTCTAACTTCCTGATCACCCAAGTCCGCAATATGCCAGCGGGTGGTTCGTTGCAGCAGCAAATTCGTAGTGCAATGCCTTTCGATGGCTTAGGGCGTCGCTATGACTTCAGGAATGGAAACCAAAACCAAGCGGTTTTCTACCTCCGCTACCGCAATGGCCAAATTATTCTGGATCGTTAACCCAATTTTCCCATTTCTTTTGCAATATTGAGACATACGAAGCGTTCCCTATGGATACGTTCGCCTATAAAAACCAAAAATAATGTATCGTATAATTGGAATTTTCCTCTTCGCCATTGCGCTAAGTTTGGGCGCTTGTAGTGGCTCCAAGCAAAACAAACAAAAATACCAGACGCCGCAAGAGGCTTTTGAAAAAGGCAAAATGCTCTATGACAAAAAACGCTATAGCGATGCCATCGAGTTCTTTAAAGGGGTCTTTGATTTTGGGCGCACCAACGAATGGGCCGATGATGCCCAATATTACCTCGGTCTCAGCTATATGGGCAGCAAAGACTACATGGTTGCCGAGCAGGAATTTATGCGTTTCATCTCGCTATATCGTGCAGATACCCGCTCCGTGGAGGCCGAATTCCAGCGGCTGGTTTGCTATTATAGACTGTCTCCGACCTATGAGTTGGATCAAACCGATACCGACCGTGCCCTGACCAATATGAACATCTTTTTACAAAGATACCCTAACGATGATCGGGTTTCGCAAATCAATACAATGATTAAGGAATTGCGGGAGAAGTTAGGAAAAAAAGCCTTTGAAGCCGGAAAAACCTATGAGCGCCGCGGATATTACCAAGCCGCAGCCCATACATTCGAGCAAGTTTTGCAGGGATTTGCCGATACTTCTTGGGCCGATGATGCCCTCTTGGGTGCGATCCGTTCTTATGTCCTTTATGCAAAAAACAGTGTCGAGACCAAGCAAGCAGAGCGTTACGAGAAAGCCATCGCAACCTATAACCGCTTGGTGGAGTTGTTCCCCAAAAGTGACGTATTAAAATCGGCAGAAGCGCTTTATACCGAAGCAAGTACATTAAAAACAGCGCTCAAGCCCAAATCTTAGTCATAAACCCATTTAGTCGAACCTGTAAGGACATTGATCTCTATAGGTTCGCTTTTGTTTAGGCGATGATATGGCGTCTTTCTTCCTAAGAGCAGAAGCGTTAGAAATGCGCTTTGGCCGCAGATTACTCTTTAGAAACCTGGACTTCGAGGTGGTCTCCGGTGATTTCCTCGCCATTACCGGACAAAACGGGAGCGGAAAATCCACCTTAGTGCGTATTTTGGCGGGCATCCTTGCCCCCACCGCTGGCCGCGTAACGTTCTCTTACGACAACCAAGAAATTGCCGAACGCCCTTTTCACATGGGCTTAGTCGCACCTTACCTAAACCTCTATGAAGGATTTACCTTGCGGGAAAACATGCAGTTTGTGGCACGGGTTCGAGGGCTTCGTTTCTCAAAATCAGAAGAGGACGCACGCATCGAGGAAGTACAACTAAAAGGGCGTGGAGATGAATTGGTGGGCAATTACTCATCGGGTATGAAACAACGTGCCCGATTTGGCTTGGCCCTTATGACCAATCCTTCTGTACTCATTCTCGACGAACCTACCGCCAATTTAGACGCAGCGGGAAAAGCCTTTGTTTGGGAAACTGTGCAGCAGGCAAAGTCCGCTGGTAAAATTATTCTGGTGGCAACCAATGAGGGAGAAGAAGCAGGGCGGGCGGATCGAATGATTAGAGTTGAGCGCCCAAACACAACTTAGACGGGTCTTGTTGCTTAATGCACCTTATAAACGCTTCGCTTGCAGGCGAAAATATTTGAATAATGCTATGATTTTTAATGCCTTACCTTCAGATTCAAAAATCTGGATTTACATCGCAGACCGCAATCTAACCCCAACGCTTCAAGAAACTGTTTTACAAACCCTTGGTTCATTTTTCAAAACGTGGAAGTCTCATGGTCGCGTGGTTCATGGCGCAGCACGGTTCTGGGACGATCGGTTTTTGTGTGTAGGCGCTTACGTGGATCAAGGCGAAATTTCGGGCTGTGGTATAGATGACTCCGTACATAAAATTGCCCCAATGGCACAATCACTTGGTTTTGCGTGGGACTCGCCGTTGATGGTTCTTTTCCGCAATGCCGAAAACCACATTCAGGCCGTACCTCGTATCGTATTCCGCAAGATGGTGCAAGAGCAGAAAGTTGGGCCAGAGACCATTGTTTTTAATACGGGGGTTACAACCGTTGGCGAATTATTGGGTGGCGCATTTGAGCTTCCGCTAAAGGATTCTTGGCACGCACGTATTTTCCGATTGCCCGCTATAGTGGACGGATAAATGGCTCGTATCACCTCTTAATAAAAAATCCCCTCGTCAACAAACGAAAGGATAAAGCAGGTGGCTTTCCTACTGGTTGTGCCAACATCCGTTAACGTTTTCGGTTTAAGAATCCGTTAACGTTTTCGGTTTAAGAACCCGTTAACGTTTTCGGTTTAAGAACCCGTTAACGTTTTCGGTTTAAGAACCCGTTAACGATGCCCAGCACAACAAAAACAACCAGCAACAAGACCAACATTCGGAGGCTCATGCCGAGTAAGGTTTGTGCAATGTCCACGACCACCCCAAGAAGTGAAAAGGCAGACATGAGTACGATCGCAATCATGAGCAAGCGGAGAATATGTTGTAAACTTGTTTTCATGTATTTAGAAAGTCCAATAGTGCGTAGTTGAAAGAGCATTACCATTTTGGTCAAATCCTCCTACAACCAGTATTCGTCCATTTGTCCAATTTGTTGCAGTGTGCCCAAACCTTCTTTCTGGCAGACTGACCGCTTCACCGAAGTGGTACATCTTTTGGGAAACGGGGGCATATGCCTCTAAGGTTCGGAGCGCACCATCGGGCGCATTTAACACGCCGCCCATGAAAATAACAATATTATTGGATAAAATACTACTGCTATGTCGGATTCTTGGTGATTTAAAGGCGGCCATATTCACTTTGGTCAGTGTTGTCCCACGTTGGTATAGCCGGAAATTGGCCGAAGTAGGGGCGGAGGTTCCAGAGAATTGAGCGCCTGTTACCAAGAAACGCTGCTCATTTGGATTATTGAGTGTGAGGTAACGCAATAGGCTTGGCCCTTCTATGGGTTGAAAGATAAAGCCAAACGTAGGGCCAGCAGCCAATAAAGAGTCGTTACGGAACCTGAAAACACGCATATCTTGTCTGGTTCCTAATGTTGGCGAGGTGCCATAACGAATATCACCGCGTCCTCCAAACAGATAGATCAGCAACTCCTTTGGCTTAAGCGGATCCGGCAAGGCATAGGCGGCATGGTGTGTCCTCCGAATGGGGTCGTTGTAGCCTATGGGAACACGGGTAAAAATCTCTAATTCAGGGTCATACGCTTCCACGGTTTCAACCAAGTCGTTGATGCTCGTAGGGTTGTTCATTGTACTTCCGCCCAAAATCAGCGCACGCCCATCTGGCAATACAATCGTACTGTGGCCTGTTCGGGCAGCAACCATTTTGCCTCGTGTGCGGTGAGGCGTCTCATTTTTGGGATCAATCACAAAAGCTTCATCGGTTGCCTGAGCCAGAAAGTGCTTAGATCCGCCAGAAATAAGCAACAATCCGGTAGGAAACAAGGTGGCAGCGTGCCCTCCAATCGGATAGGGCAAGAAAAGACTTTCCTTCACAAGACGTGGAAATAGCCGTAGAATTTGGAGCGTATCCCTTGCGACCAAGCCATCAACATCTGTTGCGGCAATCACGACCGTATTAACACCCGATTTTAGACTAACCTCGCCTTCCCATCGCCCATTCGCGGAATTGAACTTCACCTCGTCGCCACGAACGGTGACACGTTCAATGTCTCGAAAAGACGTGGCTTGAACCGAAACAAAAAGGGTGTAGTCATCAACCACTTGTTCTGGGTTATCGGGTAAAACCACCTTAATTCCCGGAACGGTAGGCTCAATAAATTCCCGTTCGCAACCCGTTAAAACCAAGATTAACACCCAAAATAGGGATACAAAAGTACGTTTATAAACCATTTTTATCTCATCAAAGGTTAATATCGCACATATTCCAAGACCAAACCATGCGCGGGTGCTGCATATCCCGCCCTCCTCCGATCTTGTGCCTCAAGGATTGTGTTGAGGTCTTCAGGTTTCCGTTTGCCCTGTCCCACCTCCACGAGTGTCCCGACCAAAGCGCGTACCATTCCATGCAGAAAACGGTTGGCGGCAACCTCGAAGCGATAGCATCCGTAAATATCCTCTACAATCCACACGGCACGGAAAAGGTTGCAAACCCTGTTTTGGGTTTCGGACTGTGTTAGGCAGAACGAGCCGAAATGGTGTTCTCCTATCAAGTACCTTGCCGCCTCATTCATCTTCATCACATCGGGTTCTGGACGCACCAACCAACGAAATCTACGCTCAAGTGTAAATGGTTCGGTCGCTATCCGATAACAATACCCGCGTTCTAAGGCATCAAATCGGGCATGGAAGCCATTAGGGACCTCCTCTACCCCTCTAACCGCAATCGTGTCAGGCAATAAACCATTCAACGATCTTTTTAGTCGAAACGGATCCATAGACTGAGCAGCTACAAAGTGTGCAACTTGTCCACGGGCATGTACGCCAGCATCTGTTCTTCCAGAACCTACCAAACGCAAGGGTTGTTTGAACAAGACACCCAACGCTTGCTCGATGGTCGCCTGTACTGTAACACGGTTTTCTTGTATCTGCCATCCGGCAAAAGACGATCCGTCATATTCTATCAATAAACGATATGTGTACATGGGCAAGCAAATAAAGGCTGTAAAAGGTATCTAAAGATGGGGTTTTGGTCTTATGGTTGGGGTGAGTGGTTTTATAGTGCTTGCAAAGCGGCGGGATAAAACACTACTTTGCGAAAAACTAAGGTCTAAAGTTAAGGACATTCATGCCCGAACGGATTTACTTAACAGGATTTATGGGGTGTGGAAAAAGCACCATTGGCGCCATTCTCTCGAATGTGCTTGGTTATCAGTATTTGGACTTAGACGCTGAGATCGAATCAGAGATCACCATGGCGATTCCAAGTTTTTTTTCACAGTTTGGGGAGGCCGCTTTTCGGGCGGTAGAAACTGAGGTCTTGGCGCAGACCTTCGACCTCCAAAACGTGGTCATCAGTCTTGGCGGCGGGGCCTTGGTCCAACCAGAGAACCTACGCCAAACGCTACGGCATGGCTTGGTGGTCTATCTGGCCCTCTCCGCCGAGGAACTCACCGACCGCCTCCGGTACAGCACAAATCGCCCACTTTTGTTGGACGAAAATGGCAAGAC
This genomic stretch from Rhodothermia bacterium harbors:
- the guaA gene encoding glutamine-hydrolyzing GMP synthase, with the protein product MHQKIVILDFGSQFTQLIARRIRELGVYCEIYPCTKPIEEVAAMQPLGLVLSGGPSSVYDTNAPQLDPAYLSLNRSDGSPLPILGICYGLQTIAHLMGGKVERATKREFGRAYLQAQPDEILFEDMKDQTVVWMSHGDHLTALPEGFKVIAHTENAPIAAVRANHKPIWGVQFHPEVAHTSEGKTLFRNFVIQICGGRGDWTSASFVEEKIADIKAQVGDGHVILGLSGGVDSSVAAVLLHKALGDQLTCIFINNGLLRKGEFEQVQTTFRDHFHIRLKAIDASERFLTELTGVTDPEHKRKIIGRVFIEVFDDLTQEISQELGQKPTFLAQGTLYPDVIESVSFKGPSVTIKSHHNVGGLPENMPFRLIEPFRELFKDEVRAVGRFLGVPEAIIDRHPFPGPGLAIRIIGDITTNRLALLKEADAIFIEELKRKKHYLETWQAFVVLLPVQSVGVMGDERTYENVCALRAVTSVDGMTADWAHLPYEFLAHVSNRIINEVRGINRVVYDISSKPPATIEWE
- a CDS encoding ABC transporter substrate-binding protein, which gives rise to MKRSLFFLLFCFSAQSAFAQAVPRNDVAEFTFERGIELYRQQEYNLAYQRFSRVIADFPLNQKTTAAMLMGARALYSQGMFKEATELASQLISKYPDSRYVSDANRLRSLAGGQNNTSQQPQVFGLGIALPLKASDTYVRAMFNGIRIAVDDYNNTRPRVPIRMVFRDSGGDLDPAQIAVTSLIRDGKVSAIIGPLFSPEALSSAEVADRSQVVMIAPVATESRVSDGKRFVFQASSTFAMRGQLMARYAVSDLGYKTLGVAYESNSQNEQTIEAFTAEVRRLGGTIVFNKALASSSEWSRFGRAIPTTQLTQAQAIYMPINGRDAARNIESALTSLDQVRATNVVLGNSDWHDLSNADLASRYRAAYTSDFWVSPNDPRVQEFVRKYQITTGQMPDDLGLAYAGYDLSNFLITQVRNMPAGGSLQQQIRSAMPFDGLGRRYDFRNGNQNQAVFYLRYRNGQIILDR
- the bamD gene encoding outer membrane protein assembly factor BamD, translated to MYRIIGIFLFAIALSLGACSGSKQNKQKYQTPQEAFEKGKMLYDKKRYSDAIEFFKGVFDFGRTNEWADDAQYYLGLSYMGSKDYMVAEQEFMRFISLYRADTRSVEAEFQRLVCYYRLSPTYELDQTDTDRALTNMNIFLQRYPNDDRVSQINTMIKELREKLGKKAFEAGKTYERRGYYQAAAHTFEQVLQGFADTSWADDALLGAIRSYVLYAKNSVETKQAERYEKAIATYNRLVELFPKSDVLKSAEALYTEASTLKTALKPKS
- a CDS encoding ABC transporter ATP-binding protein encodes the protein MASFFLRAEALEMRFGRRLLFRNLDFEVVSGDFLAITGQNGSGKSTLVRILAGILAPTAGRVTFSYDNQEIAERPFHMGLVAPYLNLYEGFTLRENMQFVARVRGLRFSKSEEDARIEEVQLKGRGDELVGNYSSGMKQRARFGLALMTNPSVLILDEPTANLDAAGKAFVWETVQQAKSAGKIILVATNEGEEAGRADRMIRVERPNTT
- the truA gene encoding tRNA pseudouridine(38-40) synthase TruA, with product MYTYRLLIEYDGSSFAGWQIQENRVTVQATIEQALGVLFKQPLRLVGSGRTDAGVHARGQVAHFVAAQSMDPFRLKRSLNGLLPDTIAVRGVEEVPNGFHARFDALERGYCYRIATEPFTLERRFRWLVRPEPDVMKMNEAARYLIGEHHFGSFCLTQSETQNRVCNLFRAVWIVEDIYGCYRFEVAANRFLHGMVRALVGTLVEVGQGKRKPEDLNTILEAQDRRRAGYAAPAHGLVLEYVRY
- a CDS encoding shikimate kinase; translation: MPERIYLTGFMGCGKSTIGAILSNVLGYQYLDLDAEIESEITMAIPSFFSQFGEAAFRAVETEVLAQTFDLQNVVISLGGGALVQPENLRQTLRHGLVVYLALSAEELTDRLRYSTNRPLLLDENGKTVSPSVLFERISRIMAVRKPFYEQAHIHVSLTRQTVGESVDAVAKAIYQYLKDLKNKRA